The Paramisgurnus dabryanus chromosome 17, PD_genome_1.1, whole genome shotgun sequence genome includes the window ATGCGGCCCCATACGGCAATGACAGTCCGATCATAAGCAACCCAACTCTTCCAGCACTCATATTAAACtgtttacaaataaaaagtcatatCAAACCATACTGCTGTGTAtccaaaaaaataagaaaaatcacGACTTTattctgttgtgaagcgcatgcgggAGAtatgtcactgcagtgacgcggctgacgtgttttctggtgcgccccagccaagttttatttttgtgcgcacgggcttcgtttacagtctgaggtagacacacgctgtaagtttgaaaaaacatgtctgaggataacacgtcatccacgtcactgcagtcacgtgactttagtcttgcgcatgcgcttcacaacagatccagaagagaagacaatgttggtcattttggttatttttggaccaaaatgtattttcgatgcattcTAACTGACcaactgatgtcacatggactactttgaacatgtttttattacctttctggacatggacactataccgtacatagatttttaatgaagggtcaacaagctctcggactaaatataaaacattttaaaatggagaagatgaacggaggtcttacgagtttggaacgacatgagggcgAGTCATTTATGAcattatttttgggtgaactatccctttaatgtctaATTTAAACATAAACTGGGTGGATGAATATATTTACATGTTAATATCAACCAGGTAGATGAGGTCAAAGGAAACTTACACAGATTATTAATACCAACCTTTTCTATAGCAAATATGGACAGAGTTGCATCCAGGAAACCAATTCCTGAACTCACAGTGAAGACCACGAAACAAATGAGAAGTATCTTTATTCTTGTACACAGCCTGAAGAAGGAATCGTGGGAAGGAACCGCATCTAAATAATGTAATAAACAGACATGACTGTTGCTGTGGTTAGAGGacaaacaataataaaaccAAACACAGAGAGTCACTTTACTGAGATTAATGAAGTTAAACCCTGAAGGCATAAATGCAATGAAATGTTTTCAATGTAATTGTGAACCTGGACCACATaagggtgatttttttttaagttgaaatgtATACATCATCTATAATAAGGCTAAAAaaactttccattgatgtatacTTTCCAATATTTTGGCCGAGatgcaactatttgaaaatctgagggtgcaaaaaaatctaaatattgaaaaaaaaaaaaaaaacgtcttTAAAGTTGtacaaatgaagtccttagcaatacatattactaatgataaatacatttttcttatatttacggtaggatatgtacaaaatatcttcatgaaacaaGATTGTTACTTAATATCCTTGGCATAAAAAACTAATCTAAAATCTTGACCCATACAAATATATTTgctggctattgctacaaataatGGTTCTGTGGTCCAGGGTTACAATTGTCTATAAAAATCAATCCATCAAAAAGTGATATTTAATCTAAATATCCACACTAACCAAAACTCGGCAAAATCCACATATTGAGAGGCACTGCAGCAAACAGAAGACATCCTGTGAAAACAAACGGGATTTCATATCCGAACGACTGATACAGCCAACCGCCTATCGGAGGTCCTAATATAAGGCCAAGCCCTGTAAAAATCTCCATAAAACCCTGTAACATAAGATAGTGCTGTTTTTAGTTTATTCACAAACCaatcattttaacttttcaCAAATCATTCAAAACTCCTCCATCAGGCAGTGAAAAACGAATCAACcagtgagagagagacagtgaATAACTTCATGTAATGATGCTCTCCGGACAAACAACACATCTCTGTAACATGAACAATAGTGTAACTGTTGAGTTCTCAAACATATATAACTGAACTATAAAAAAcacaccaaaacagttgctatGTTGTCTGGAAAGACTTTAGCTGAAACGGCAAAAGATGCTGTGACTGCAGCAGCAAAGCCGACGGCGTTTATGCAGCGCGTGATTAAACAGAGACCTATGAAGATTCTCCCATCAGCAACTTGATCGAGAAACCTGCAGAACAAATAAACATTAAGACTAGAACCAATATAAACATGACAAGTATAATACAGTGAAATACCAGCAAGTAGTAGATTTTGGTGctaaataaaagtgtaaaatgtataCACTACATATACACTCCATAAACGTATATTACTACTTCAGTAGTACTTGAGtacatggtgtctcaaaatagcacagttgagtacaatGTTTATCTTAGGAAGaataaaaaactaatttttaaaaGAGTATCGCTttaatggtgcgttcacaccagacgcgattGAAGCGttaagcgcgagtgatttacatgttaaaccaatgcaaagatgcaataGACATCCTGCAACGCGATTTACATGAATTGAGCATTTTGATCGTTTGACGCACAAATCGCGCTAGTTATCTGAACTTTGGCTGATATTCGCGCAGCGTTAACCAGGAGCTTGatctagtagtgatgtgattacgaCATAGCAAGCTGAGgcagaaatacaaaacaacaataGACAAAATCATTGTCGCTGTATGTGGACACACGGAGCTGTACGACACATCTACGTACTTTTacataaacagaaataaaaagcatcttgcttttgtttattgttgcttttttaaatgcacgttattaACGacttttagattgataaggacttcctactgaccaaatgccgtagtacacaAACAAGCTGTGCATTGAACAACaaccgattctgaatcgatttcaaatgcatttttaatgggacacgtgTTTAAATGTTGCAGCCCTAAGGTCAGACACtctggtaagttgtaaaaaccgctctttactcaatttgagagatatatatatacacatattgaGACAACAAGCTAGGTAAAGTCTGCAAATTGAGCATATTTGCGTCTGAATTTCACGCACAAATTAAGcgagttaactcaaaatgttgaaGTGTCCAACTACACGCGAATAGCGTGATTTATTCGATTCATTCGCATCtagtgtgaacgcacagtaagtACTCCAAGCTCCTGAAACAACAACAtattctttgtgtgtgtgtgtgtgtgtgtgtgtgtgtgtgtgtctgtgtgtgtgtgtgtacttggCGAATAAAGTTGGTTTAGGATAGTTATGCGATTTTATGAAATCCTGAACACATGTAGATATGAGAATACAtgccaaattaaaaaaaaaaaatgaatcattAAATCTTTACCATGATATTTATTTGCGGTTTTTCATCAGGGGTCTTAGCCTGACAGATTTACTCACCCAAACAGTACAGTACATCCACTAGATACAAACAACCCTGCAACGATCATAAATTTGGCTCCTATTTGGACAATCTGAAACAGAGATCAAGAGTATGGAGCATTGCTATCCGATATGAAAGCAAGCAGGATAAATTCACCGTAAAATATTAACTTACATATTTACCAAGTACCAATGATCCCACCAAAGTGCATAATGCATAGATGCCAAATATGAATCCTATCATGGCTTGACTGACACCTTTCTTCTTTGCCTAGGTAATAAAACACGGTAAGTTTTTCTCAGACATATTTCATGACAATAAGTTTATGACATGTGATGTTCCCCGTTCAGGCTGCACAATATAAATGAAAAATGTGATAGGCTGTAACTTGCTAAATGATGCGATATACAATATGAGATATAACAatgctttaagtttgtaaaaaatctatttaaaataacaacaacatttacttttaatatatatatatatatatatatatatatatacatatatatatatatatatatatatatatatatatatatatatatatatatatatatatatatatatatatacatatatatatatatatatatatatatatatacatatatatatatatatatatatatatatatatatatatatatatataataaataatataataaaaaagaaaagaagccACATGTCAGTCATATCTGCCAAACTTCAAACTTTGCTATAGATTTTGGGTAAACAATGAACGTAATAAAAAACAGACTAGAAATATTCAAAAATATGTAGCAGTTCAAACTTTTGGCTATCTTACTTACTACAAAGTTGACCCTTATATTAAGTATAAAGGTAGCAAAACGTTTGAACTGGTTTGTAAAGACAGGGATATTTCCTATAAATATCAGGTGACATCATGTAAAATACCTCGTTTGGGAAAAATGGACCCAGGATGGAGTAGCAGATCATTGAGCTGAAGTTTATGGAAGCCATAGCAATAAGTGTTAAAATCTGTTGTCTTGTCATTTTACTGGTTGGGATCTCTGGTACTGAACCTTCACCTACAGTACATGAAGTTAACATGCCTTCATTCATAAGTTAAtttacacagacacacacatttcTCACACATGCTCGATTCAGCCTAATTCAGACTCAAAACAGTGTTCAAAACTCGCGAAACTGCGACAGTCAACAAATTATGTATTTACACACCTTTATCTTCATCAAAATCCATTGTCAAGCCGATGTTTTCTGTTATTTTGACGTTTCACGGCGGTTTCTTCTGGATTGTGTGACTCGCCCGCTGTTCCGTCACCCGTGAGAACGACGAGGCCCGCCCCCGTTTTGTGAACGAATAGGTGATTGAGTCGAACCGATTCGCAAAGCGTTAGTTTGAGCGGGGTGACGTTGCTTGTGATTAAACAGACTTTTTTATTACAGACAATAATTTTATTACTAGATAAATAATTACGTCTGAAATTCTGGACACGTTATTCATTGTACAACAGTTTCGGCCGTTTATTCGAATCGACCTGTCCGAAGGAACCGATTCCCTAGAACGAATCAGAGTTGAAAACGCTCAGAAAGATCTATGGAAATGCGCACTTTGCGGTGAATTTTTTAGTGTTGCAGTTGGTGTAGTGCTAAATTGTAcccattattttatattttacttaataGTGTAGTGGCAAAAAAGTATTGAATCTCCATGATAAAAACTCAGAAGGAAAAGGTTCCAGGTGCCAAATGAAAAATTACTTTATATGAGTAAAGTGAAACAAAAGTGAGACAAACAACACCCCTCAAAAAGGTGCTCTGTCTGCCCACAATTTCCCACAACAACTATTTtaataccatttttttttgtatgtgtgtgtataaaagACTGTAAAGGAAAGAGACTTTTACTGTGGGACTTTGATTTTGATAAGTGCAATTCCTGAACTTTCCAGGAGGAGGCGGTAGCGTTCTTGTTCACCTGCTGTGTTATTGAATACCGAGAGAACGTCAGCGGTTTAACTATAAGTTTCTCCTGCCTCTCCTTCTGgtttatcgttggtgatttggTGTTCAAGTGTAAGTACATGACTAATAAGTAAGTTGTTTAATATTACTTGAATAGATTGAtcgtgttatattatttaattttgtgtgcACGCAAGTGCATTGCTAATTCCTGCAGTTATTGTAGAGTTGTAATTGTTTGTCTAATAACCGAGTGATTTATATTGTCAATCTTGCAATATTATCCTTAACATTGTGATATGCCTTTGACATTTAAATTGATTATACTGTCATTTGGGATCAGCCTAAATGATGTAAATGTGTATTTGAGATTACAATTTCTTGATTGTTAGTTCGATTCGTTactaaatagtttttttatttatatacagcCTATATAAGCATAGTTAACATTGTTGATCCACTCTTATTTAACTGTATTATGTCTTTATTATTTTCTAGACTATGATTCGATACACTTTGAAAAAGAAGCTCCAGTCTCCTCATCATTAAAGTGTTCTGACCGACACACAGGAGTGTTCACTGTATAATTTCAAGCCAGAGCCTATAAGTCTAAATCCTACCTAACAGTGTGGTACTAGCACTTCCAGTTTTACTAGTAAAGAGTATCCGGACCTCTTTCTCACGTTTCACGTGCTCTGTTTCCATTGCCATGTTGAATCATAATATTGGAGCTCCATTGATAATGGCTTTTCAGTGGCTGTGCGCCTACTCATAGTCAGTTTACTCAAGAGTTGCTTAAACTAACTCATTTTAGCTGTTTCTAATCTCAGGGTAAATCAACTCGGAGTTCAAGTTTTAACTTATTGAAATGTGCCCAGAGCTTCGAATTTTTGGTGGAAGAAAATAGTTCCCccaacaaagaggcttttaaaatcaccccgttgttgttttctagttgtCTTTTTTCAAACTTGTGCCGttgaactgttgtataaaagcaatatcgctctcggagtcATGTGATATAGTTCTATATTATCACAGTTATGGCTATCCGGCTATCTAGAGCTAAATTTCACTCCTACTGGAGCGAAATTGCTTAATTATTGTTAGTATtaatgttataatttataatttgtaTTGTTCTTACTATTACATTTGCAGGATTGAAAGTGAAGACCCAGATGATTCAACATGACAGCACTTCTGATGAGGACTATGTCCCATCTATCTGTCTTAGGTTTGGCTGCAAGCATCATGTTGTTTTGGCTTGATAAAAGAAGACATATgtgggcggtttcccggacacagattagactagtcctagactaaaataaatgtaagcgctgtccaaactgaaaactacttgcactgacatatcttaaaatgcatcagtgccctttgttttgcctcaaaatgcaaacaagtaatgtttttagtaaggcatatttgtaaaaactagttatatttcctaattatactaaggcctagtcctggtttaagctaatccctgtccgggaaaccaccctattgtgtaaaacataaacataccTAGGATTTATTACACCAGAATTATAAACTGTCAGAATAATAGCAACATCAGTTGAAGTACTGACTGTGACTAACTGTTGTTTTTTACTTCTAGAACCACTCCTTTTCATTACACCTATTTTAGATCAATTTAAGATGAGAGTAATAACAGCACATGCTGATAATAATcgttataaatgttttattatagtttttatatATACAGAACAGGTGACGATCTTCCCCTTGTAGACCTTCTCCGTCTTCTTGATGGTCTTCCTCTTGCTGCACCGCTGGGTTCAGCAGCTCCAGTTGTTTCTTCCCATCCCTTGTTTCTTTTACTGGTGTCTGCACCTTTAGCTCTTCCCCGTGATGCTTCATACCGGCTGCTCTGAGAAGGAATGCAGGTCTCATCAGGCTTTGACATGGATCAGTCCAGTAAAGAGTAATCGGTGTCTCCCTGCAACATAATCAAATGTCATCAAAACAACTATAAACAAATTGTAGATATCACCTTATAGCTAACATACATAAGTGTATACATTTGAAAAACTATTAAGTGTTTATAACATTACATAACTATGTAGAGTGCATAATGTTGGTTAATAATAAAGTTGCAATTTACCATgctttattatatattaaaacTGTTGTTTTCTTGAAGACTGTACAGTATTGCATTTggtttttattgctttatttacaCTGTTTAACTTGTCAGGTGAAGTATTGCAATGTTAATGAATACAGTTAGTGTTATACAGAAATATGAATCAATCATTATTGCAAATGATATTGGTAAGTTCAAAATAACTTTTACTATGATTAATTTGAACACGTAAAGCTGTTCTGTGTTATCACACCATCAAATTGGACAAATATTCTAActtctatgactaacaatttagtTGTAAACCTTACATTATTCGGGTCTAATTCAatgtaatgaaataaaatgatgtcatcaaacgcaacatttattaAACTTTAATACTTAACCTTATCCATTAACATGATTTATCATTCCAGTCTGATTGTATGGCATGCAGCGGTGgagttaaagacaacaaatcccatTATTTCTCCTTCATAGCGTCATCAAACCACGCCATTGTTTTCGCCATTGCCATCTAGCGACGGGTTTTATAAATCGCGCTTTTAAGTGAGGCGTCGGTGTaaaaggatttttttcatttatttgtaaaatagcAATTTAATTAATCAACAAACTCGTTACGTCTTATTTTGTTATGTATAGTCTATAAGAATATGGCATATTAAAAGGTACGTTAATAATTATCATTACAGTATAAAGGCTGTGCACattgtgcccccttaaaaattggtgcatgatgAGTGCAAAACATGTTAGATAGCTATATTGGCAtattttattttccaaaaataaacacagtctattaacaaataaacaaaccttACCTATGGAAAAGATGATAGCCGACGCCGGTTACTCGTCAAAATGACAATGGAGAGAAACGCGATTGGTCAAAAGTAAAACACAGGAGAGAAACGCGATTGGTTAAAAGTGAACGTTTTAACCTTGTTAGAGTTAATCTGACGTCATCCGCATGTGAGTTCTATTCGCGCCATGGAAACGTTTATTGCGTCATCCAATTACCTCGTTGCCATGGCAAATGGAATGTTTTGATTCTATTCATATCACTGATTCTCTGAGCGCAAGCTAACGAAATCATTGACAGCACTTACAGACTTTACAGTCACTCAAACCTTTTATACAAAACCTTTAAACTAACCTCTATTTTTAAACGACAAGTCAACCGACAGTCGTAAAATAGACGGAAGTAGACAAACAATATCATGTCTACACCAAAGGATGAGCTCGTTAACGGCGGTGCACGCAGGTTGAAAATCTCTGCAAGTGCAGCCGAACGAGTTATCTTTTTACTTCCCGGTGCTGTTCCGGAAGAGGAATTAAGCCCAGCTGGTTAGTAAATAACTTACTAAACTCGTTAACCTTTTGAGCCCTAcgggccgtttctcaatctgaaggccgcagcctccggaggtcgcatatgcaggccgCATACgccatcaagcctggtttatttaagatAACTgggcattacattcgcaagtcataagcattcTGCAACaattacgattaactaagaataatagtcaactttataatggttaatattctgaaataagaagACGCATGcggcctacaaatgcgacctccggaggctgcagctgCTCTCCTCAGAGAGATGCGCTGCTGCTAGGCGGTTTTCACTCACAAATTCAattgcttatttttttaaacacaatattATTACCCGAACCAAGCACATAAGTACTACGATGAAagtccccccccccccccaatgaGAACATATAAATCATAGCATTGGGTTTAAAGTGACAGCGCCTCGTTTTTGCTCCGTTAAATGATTATTAGCACAGAGTATGCTAGCCTACCAGCTTGATTTTAACACGTACTGATGGATATGTAGTTGTGTTAAATATGTATA containing:
- the slc18b1 gene encoding MFS-type transporter SLC18B1: MDFDEDKGEGSVPEIPTSKMTRQQILTLIAMASINFSSMICYSILGPFFPNEAKKKGVSQAMIGFIFGIYALCTLVGSLVLGKYIVQIGAKFMIVAGLFVSSGCTVLFGFLDQVADGRIFIGLCLITRCINAVGFAAAVTASFAVSAKVFPDNIATVLGFMEIFTGLGLILGPPIGGWLYQSFGYEIPFVFTGCLLFAAVPLNMWILPSFDAVPSHDSFFRLCTRIKILLICFVVFTVSSGIGFLDATLSIFAIEKFNMSAGRVGLLMIGLSLPYGAASPAFGIISDKYPSFRKWMMVIGGMATSVSFCLLGPLPVFHVESHLWLTVLMLVVVGFSVCMTCIPTYAEMIVCAHEYGFEDGLSTLGLVSGLFSAVWSAGMFFGPTVGGYVTQALNFEWSAGVQGGLAFLAALFQVIYFTIKEIQKNKSQKAQTTVSQGEKSPLLSRADALSVDIS